The following proteins are encoded in a genomic region of Lachnospiraceae bacterium KM106-2:
- a CDS encoding similar to carbon monoxide dehydrogenase CooS subunit codes for MSEELKEKLKDRWSYHDSVEEMLKRIETDGLSSVFSRWGPQEKIRCKFCLEGLSCQLCSQGPCRISEKAGATKGVCGIDADAMAMRNFFMKNIMGAGTYAHHCYEAIRSLRATGEGTSPFKIKDEEKLKWMCEKVGIDTNQDINQLAIQLADLLDKDMKSGPEQPSVMTEAFAPRKRIPIWHEHNIYPSGVDHEIQNSIASCLTNVDGDYVSLARKALRLGLSTIYTAQIGLEMIQDILFGTPMPHEVNVDLGIMDPDYVNIVFNGHQPFVGAITIEKLRNGEYKEEAKAAGAKGIRVVGSIETGQELLQRFEVDDIFVGLMGNWLSIEPLLATGTVDVIAMDENCSPPAIDQYAEKYQLALASISTIIGVPGTANRLAYHPQEAADMADNLIKIGIENFKKRNGKIEPMVPNYVTKAIAGFSTEAVLGALGNKLDPLVDVIASGKLKGIVALANCSTLRNGPQDWNTVNIAKALIERDILVVAGGCGNHGLEVAGLANLEAIDKYAGEGLKEVCHMLNIPPMLSFGTCTDTGRISMLVTALADHLDVDIPDLPIAVTAPEWMEQKATIDGIFAVAYGAYTHLSPTPFITGAPNLVKLLTEDVEGMTGGKVALGDDPVEAAKAIEAHIISKRKKLGLQ; via the coding sequence ATGAGTGAAGAATTAAAAGAAAAATTAAAAGATCGTTGGAGTTATCACGACTCTGTTGAAGAAATGTTAAAAAGGATTGAGACCGATGGTCTTTCCAGTGTATTTTCAAGATGGGGTCCACAAGAGAAAATAAGATGTAAATTCTGTCTAGAAGGACTTAGCTGCCAACTATGTTCTCAAGGGCCTTGCAGAATTAGCGAAAAAGCTGGTGCAACAAAAGGAGTATGTGGTATCGATGCCGATGCCATGGCTATGAGAAACTTCTTTATGAAAAATATCATGGGCGCAGGCACGTATGCGCATCATTGCTACGAAGCTATCCGCTCACTTAGAGCCACTGGAGAAGGCACCTCTCCATTCAAAATAAAAGATGAAGAAAAATTAAAATGGATGTGCGAGAAAGTTGGCATCGACACAAATCAAGATATTAATCAACTGGCAATCCAATTAGCTGATCTGCTTGATAAAGATATGAAATCAGGCCCTGAGCAGCCTAGTGTCATGACAGAAGCATTTGCACCAAGAAAGAGAATTCCCATTTGGCATGAGCATAATATTTATCCTTCTGGTGTCGATCATGAAATCCAGAACTCAATTGCAAGCTGTTTAACAAATGTAGATGGTGATTATGTCTCTCTAGCAAGAAAGGCGCTCAGACTCGGTCTATCTACAATTTATACCGCTCAAATTGGTCTTGAAATGATTCAAGATATTTTATTTGGAACCCCTATGCCTCATGAGGTTAATGTTGATCTAGGTATCATGGATCCTGACTATGTCAATATTGTTTTCAATGGTCATCAGCCATTTGTAGGTGCCATTACGATTGAAAAACTTAGAAATGGCGAATATAAAGAAGAAGCAAAAGCAGCCGGAGCAAAAGGAATACGAGTCGTTGGTTCCATTGAAACCGGACAAGAATTGCTACAAAGATTTGAAGTAGATGATATCTTTGTTGGTCTTATGGGTAACTGGCTGTCTATTGAACCACTTCTTGCAACTGGTACCGTAGATGTCATTGCTATGGATGAAAACTGTTCTCCACCGGCGATCGATCAATATGCCGAAAAATATCAACTGGCCTTAGCTAGTATAAGTACAATCATTGGCGTTCCTGGAACTGCAAATCGTCTGGCGTATCACCCACAAGAAGCAGCAGATATGGCTGATAATTTAATTAAAATAGGTATCGAGAATTTCAAAAAGAGAAACGGAAAAATAGAGCCAATGGTACCAAACTATGTTACAAAAGCAATTGCAGGCTTTTCAACAGAAGCGGTATTAGGCGCTCTCGGAAATAAACTAGATCCCTTAGTTGATGTGATCGCTTCTGGTAAACTAAAAGGAATCGTTGCACTTGCAAACTGCTCTACCTTAAGAAATGGTCCACAAGACTGGAATACCGTAAATATTGCAAAAGCTCTAATAGAACGAGATATTCTAGTAGTTGCTGGCGGATGTGGAAATCATGGTCTTGAAGTAGCAGGACTAGCTAACTTAGAGGCCATCGATAAATATGCCGGTGAGGGCTTAAAAGAAGTATGTCATATGCTAAATATCCCTCCTATGCTAAGTTTCGGAACTTGTACTGATACTGGCCGAATCTCAATGCTTGTTACTGCCTTAGCTGATCATCTTGATGTTGACATTCCTGACCTTCCTATTGCCGTTACTGCACCGGAATGGATGGAACAGAAAGCGACTATCGATGGTATCTTTGCCGTAGCATATGGCGCTTACACACATTTATCTCCTACCCCATTTATTACTGGTGCTCCTAATTTAGTTAAATTGCTTACCGAAGATGTAGAAGGAATGACTGGTGGTAAAGTAGCATTAGGAGATGATCCAGTAGAAGCAGCAAAAGCAATCGAGGCTCACATTATAAGTAAACGAAAAAAACTTGGATTACAATAA
- a CDS encoding integral membrane protein: MNQIKENKLTIGILLVCFLVFGFLLTYANSDPARDSGSTRESYTTYETAKVSKIISQKLEQSDLYEGSYTGSQSLMIEIKSGTYKGSTMSATNYLGALYGTKLKKGNSIVVAIYVAKGKVDNITVYEYDRSLSILVILGLFIIVTVIVGGRKGAQSLLGLVFSIVSLIWILIPLLMKGYPTVLTTFAICLYVAMVSYLLLGGITKKTICAMTGTASGLVLAILFGLAAQSVVKVNGMRMGDYLDALLQIKQGGTPLELKGLLIGGMIVASLGAIMDVAMSISSAMQELITVNPELQKHEMWRSGMNIGRDMIGTMTNTLILAFVGSSFVMVIYIWTLKLPLYELLSSNLVATELVHSIASSIGVILSVPLTVLISTFIYCQGKKVKSA, encoded by the coding sequence ATGAATCAAATTAAAGAAAACAAGTTAACAATTGGAATATTGCTTGTCTGTTTCCTTGTTTTTGGTTTCCTGCTAACGTATGCGAACTCGGATCCTGCGAGAGATTCTGGAAGTACACGAGAGTCTTATACGACATATGAAACAGCAAAGGTATCAAAGATAATCTCTCAGAAACTAGAACAAAGTGATCTATATGAAGGCAGTTATACAGGTAGTCAGTCTCTTATGATTGAAATTAAATCTGGAACATACAAAGGATCAACGATGTCTGCAACAAATTATCTTGGGGCACTTTATGGTACAAAACTAAAGAAGGGGAATTCCATCGTTGTAGCAATCTATGTCGCTAAGGGAAAAGTCGACAATATAACGGTGTATGAATATGATCGTTCCTTATCCATTCTCGTGATCCTTGGCTTATTTATTATCGTAACGGTGATCGTTGGTGGAAGAAAGGGCGCCCAGTCTTTGCTTGGATTGGTATTTAGTATCGTGTCCTTGATCTGGATACTGATACCATTATTGATGAAAGGTTATCCAACAGTACTAACAACATTTGCGATCTGTTTGTATGTTGCCATGGTAAGTTATCTGTTATTAGGCGGAATTACGAAAAAGACAATCTGCGCTATGACAGGGACTGCTTCTGGCTTGGTGCTGGCAATTCTATTTGGTCTGGCTGCTCAATCTGTTGTTAAGGTAAACGGAATGCGTATGGGAGATTATTTGGATGCACTTTTGCAGATCAAACAAGGAGGGACGCCTTTGGAACTGAAGGGATTGCTGATCGGTGGAATGATTGTGGCGTCTCTTGGAGCAATCATGGATGTTGCCATGAGCATTTCTTCTGCTATGCAGGAGCTGATTACCGTTAATCCAGAACTTCAGAAACATGAAATGTGGAGGTCTGGTATGAATATTGGACGTGATATGATCGGAACCATGACCAATACATTGATTCTTGCTTTTGTTGGAAGTAGTTTTGTTATGGTGATCTATATTTGGACCTTGAAATTGCCCTTGTATGAACTGTTGAGTTCCAATCTTGTGGCAACCGAGTTAGTACATAGTATAGCCAGTAGTATCGGCGTAATCTTATCAGTGCCCCTTACGGTATTGATCAGTACATTTATTTATTGTCAGGGTAAGAAGGTAAAGTCTGCATGA
- a CDS encoding ThiJ/PfpI family: protein MYTIYVYVLDTLADWEIGYVTSELNSGRFFKKEAPLVSLKTVSYSKELVHTMGGLAIVPDCLIADIVLDRTSILLLPGADTWNDPRHGAILEKASEFLSFGATVCAICGATAALANLGLLDHRPHTSNGPGFLEMFSPKYKGQSFYIDSPSVADNNLITASPTGSLLWAKQIIKHLGVFQLDTLESWYQYFSTGDPNYFYALMQTLPSYPDNK from the coding sequence ATGTATACAATTTATGTGTATGTTCTTGATACGTTAGCAGACTGGGAAATAGGGTATGTGACTTCAGAATTAAATTCAGGTCGTTTTTTCAAAAAAGAAGCACCCCTTGTATCGCTTAAAACTGTTAGTTATTCTAAAGAACTAGTCCATACAATGGGTGGGCTAGCAATCGTGCCCGACTGCTTAATTGCTGATATTGTTCTGGATAGAACAAGTATATTACTATTACCCGGCGCAGATACTTGGAACGATCCAAGGCATGGTGCTATCCTCGAAAAGGCAAGTGAATTTCTCTCTTTCGGTGCCACAGTATGTGCAATCTGTGGTGCTACTGCTGCACTGGCCAACTTGGGGCTACTGGATCATCGTCCCCATACCAGTAATGGACCGGGCTTTCTTGAAATGTTCTCTCCTAAGTATAAAGGGCAAAGTTTCTATATCGACAGCCCCTCTGTCGCAGATAATAATCTTATTACTGCAAGTCCCACCGGGTCTTTATTGTGGGCAAAACAGATTATTAAACATTTAGGTGTTTTCCAACTAGACACACTGGAATCTTGGTATCAATATTTCAGTACCGGTGACCCGAACTATTTTTATGCACTCATGCAGACTTTACCTTCTTACCCTGACAATAAATAA
- a CDS encoding RNA methyltransferase, TrmA family, with product MRQEQYKSNKDNKNNKKKAYQPKWNDVKASDYKRGSENRKDEKRNDGKRNDERRRDERRRDESRKGDRRKDDRNKDDRRFSSKRRPEKSKKVLADGACPFSDRCGGCHYQEVSYKEQLQIKQNQLKELLGEYGKLEPIIGMENPTHYRNKIHSTFHRKKDGTIISGVYEEGSHHLVAVENCMIEDKRADSIIKDIRDLLKSFKILIYNEDSGYGLFRHVLIRTGYHSGEIMVVLVMASPIFPGKNNFVKALRKLHPEITTIVMNINDKNTSMILGDRQTTLYGKGYIEDTLCGKKFRISPKSFYQVNPVQTEILYQKAIDFAFLRGNEVVLDAYCGIGTIGLIASDYAKQVISVELNKDAVRDAISNAKLNGVKNTRFYNNDAGKFMLGMAETNEKVDVVFMDPPRAGSDENFLSSVVKLAPKKVVYISCNPHTLARDLEYLTFNGYEVEKMQGVDMFPYTSHVETVVLLSQLKADHHIEVDLNLDELDATSAETKATYNEIQQYVLKETGLMVSNLYIAQVKKKCGIEVGESFNKPKSENAKQPKCPTEKEKAIRDALVHFGMI from the coding sequence ATGAGACAAGAACAGTATAAGAGCAACAAAGACAATAAGAATAATAAGAAAAAGGCATATCAGCCAAAATGGAATGATGTGAAAGCAAGCGATTATAAACGTGGTTCTGAGAATCGCAAAGATGAAAAGCGCAATGATGGAAAACGTAACGATGAAAGACGTAGAGATGAAAGACGTAGAGATGAAAGTCGAAAAGGTGATAGACGTAAAGACGATAGAAATAAGGATGATAGACGTTTTTCCTCTAAGAGAAGACCGGAAAAGAGTAAGAAAGTGTTAGCAGACGGAGCTTGTCCATTTTCTGATCGTTGTGGCGGTTGTCATTATCAAGAAGTATCTTACAAGGAACAATTACAGATCAAACAAAATCAATTAAAAGAGCTTCTTGGAGAGTATGGTAAACTAGAACCGATCATTGGAATGGAAAATCCAACACACTACCGTAATAAGATTCACAGCACATTCCACCGTAAGAAAGATGGAACGATCATTTCCGGTGTTTATGAGGAAGGTTCTCATCATTTAGTTGCTGTAGAAAACTGTATGATCGAAGATAAGAGAGCAGACTCCATCATCAAAGACATCAGAGATTTATTAAAATCATTTAAGATCTTAATTTATAACGAAGATAGTGGTTATGGTTTATTCCGTCATGTATTGATTCGTACAGGTTATCATTCAGGTGAGATCATGGTTGTATTAGTCATGGCATCTCCAATCTTCCCAGGGAAGAATAATTTTGTGAAGGCGCTTCGCAAGCTTCATCCAGAGATCACAACGATTGTTATGAACATTAATGATAAGAATACGAGCATGATCCTTGGTGATCGTCAAACAACGTTATATGGAAAAGGCTACATTGAAGATACGTTATGCGGTAAGAAGTTCCGTATCTCTCCAAAATCATTCTATCAAGTAAATCCAGTTCAGACGGAAATCCTTTATCAAAAAGCGATCGACTTTGCTTTCTTAAGAGGAAATGAAGTGGTCCTAGATGCTTACTGTGGTATCGGAACGATCGGTTTGATCGCCAGTGATTATGCAAAACAGGTAATCTCAGTCGAGTTAAATAAAGATGCCGTTCGTGATGCGATCAGCAATGCGAAATTAAATGGAGTTAAGAATACTCGTTTCTACAACAACGATGCAGGTAAATTCATGCTTGGCATGGCAGAGACAAATGAAAAGGTCGATGTGGTATTCATGGATCCACCTCGTGCCGGAAGTGATGAGAATTTCTTATCTTCTGTAGTGAAATTAGCACCAAAGAAAGTTGTGTATATCTCATGTAATCCTCATACCTTAGCGAGAGATTTAGAGTATTTGACATTCAATGGTTATGAAGTAGAGAAGATGCAGGGAGTAGATATGTTCCCTTATACTTCGCATGTGGAGACGGTTGTTCTTTTGTCCCAACTAAAAGCAGATCATCATATAGAGGTGGATTTGAACTTGGATGAGCTGGATGCAACCAGTGCGGAGACGAAGGCTACCTATAATGAGATTCAGCAATATGTGCTAAAAGAAACAGGATTGATGGTATCAAATCTTTATATTGCACAAGTAAAAAAGAAATGTGGAATCGAAGTTGGAGAAAGTTTTAATAAGCCTAAATCAGAGAATGCAAAGCAGCCGAAGTGTCCGACGGAGAAAGAAAAGGCGATTAGGGATGCGCTGGTGCATTTTGGGATGATTTAG
- a CDS encoding acetyltransferase, GNAT family: MRIREYRDSDKERMMQLLMMGLTVINEEDQEFLFCKENKILVFDLENVGVVGFCSFGRWGKQKENGKLFLYVGQEYRRRKIGTALHQAIMAYAKPFQLNVIETVFRIDQNDATEYFSKLGYRKWYGLHVMSYHGGMQPRSNMEIVPYEDRFYESYVEEIRKSFYEMRQVNDFKPYNCVEFSEKQRKELIQDKEHLYVLLVDGKFAASAAVHTELTDVCGPIFVASAYQGKGYGKIITQFVMNEALHRGMKSITLEVVEWNERAVNLYKSLGFEIIQTTNSFRLFLK; the protein is encoded by the coding sequence ATGAGGATAAGAGAATATAGGGATAGCGATAAAGAGCGGATGATGCAACTGTTAATGATGGGATTAACCGTTATTAATGAGGAGGATCAGGAATTTTTGTTTTGTAAAGAGAATAAAATTCTTGTCTTTGATCTTGAAAATGTAGGTGTGGTTGGATTCTGTAGCTTTGGACGTTGGGGAAAACAGAAAGAAAATGGAAAGCTGTTTTTATATGTAGGACAAGAGTATCGAAGGAGAAAGATTGGAACTGCATTGCATCAAGCGATTATGGCATACGCAAAGCCATTTCAATTGAATGTGATCGAGACAGTTTTTCGGATTGATCAGAATGATGCTACAGAATATTTTTCAAAGCTTGGCTATAGAAAGTGGTACGGACTACATGTAATGAGTTATCACGGCGGAATGCAGCCGCGGAGCAATATGGAGATCGTACCCTATGAGGATCGTTTTTATGAGTCGTATGTAGAGGAGATACGCAAGAGCTTTTATGAGATGCGACAGGTAAATGATTTCAAGCCGTATAACTGCGTTGAGTTTAGTGAGAAGCAAAGAAAAGAGTTGATTCAGGATAAGGAACATCTTTATGTCTTGTTGGTCGATGGCAAGTTTGCTGCATCAGCAGCAGTACATACGGAGTTAACAGATGTCTGTGGACCGATCTTTGTCGCATCAGCCTATCAGGGCAAAGGATATGGGAAGATCATTACACAATTCGTGATGAATGAGGCATTACATAGAGGAATGAAGAGTATTACATTAGAGGTGGTTGAATGGAATGAAAGGGCAGTAAACTTATATAAAAGTCTTGGATTTGAAATAATTCAGACTACCAATAGTTTTCGTTTGTTTTTGAAATAG
- a CDS encoding glycosyl transferase, group 2 family protein, whose amino-acid sequence MITISLCMIVKNEEDNLGNCLESVKEAVDEIIIVDTGSTDRTKEIASRYTDKIFDFTWIDDFSAARNESFRHATMDYLLWLDADDIIKKEDLDKLIALKKEFPTEYECVMFDYDYAFNEMGKPILTFKRERLVKREANFLWEGFIHEVIDCHGKCLNANITVTHNKKHGNGMRNYNIYRKHIDAGETLNVRDQYYYAKELWGQEKFDEALKAYLDLIDSEEGWYENRIDAINQSADILIGEKEYRQARNLLWRAFEITTPRAEALFRLAFTFEQENRIPEAIYWFTQILTLQKPKTAGFIFDEYWNWRPYLELCVCYDRMGQKKLAYEFNKKAASYMPDHPSIVHNNQYFEEYFKKEKE is encoded by the coding sequence ATGATCACAATTAGTTTATGCATGATTGTCAAAAATGAGGAGGATAACCTTGGAAACTGTCTGGAATCTGTAAAAGAGGCGGTGGATGAAATCATCATCGTTGATACAGGTTCCACGGACAGAACGAAGGAAATAGCATCTCGTTATACGGATAAGATATTTGATTTTACTTGGATTGACGATTTCTCAGCAGCCAGAAATGAATCATTTCGTCATGCTACGATGGATTACCTACTGTGGCTGGATGCCGATGATATCATAAAAAAAGAAGATCTTGATAAATTAATAGCGCTGAAAAAGGAATTTCCAACTGAGTATGAATGTGTTATGTTTGATTATGACTATGCATTTAATGAAATGGGTAAGCCGATTTTGACATTTAAGAGAGAACGTCTTGTTAAGAGGGAGGCCAATTTTTTGTGGGAAGGATTTATCCATGAGGTGATCGATTGCCATGGGAAATGTCTGAATGCAAATATAACGGTGACTCATAATAAAAAGCATGGAAATGGAATGCGAAATTATAATATTTATAGAAAGCATATCGATGCAGGAGAAACACTGAATGTTCGTGATCAGTATTATTATGCCAAGGAACTTTGGGGTCAGGAAAAGTTTGACGAGGCACTCAAAGCATATTTAGACTTGATCGATTCGGAAGAAGGCTGGTATGAAAATCGAATTGATGCGATCAATCAGAGTGCTGATATTCTGATCGGAGAGAAAGAGTATCGACAGGCAAGGAATCTATTGTGGAGGGCTTTTGAGATTACAACGCCTCGAGCAGAAGCTCTATTTCGTCTTGCATTTACATTTGAACAGGAAAATCGGATTCCAGAAGCAATCTATTGGTTTACTCAGATTCTAACATTACAGAAGCCAAAGACAGCAGGATTTATCTTTGATGAATATTGGAATTGGCGGCCATACCTAGAGCTCTGTGTGTGTTATGATCGAATGGGTCAGAAGAAATTGGCGTATGAGTTTAACAAGAAGGCAGCTAGTTATATGCCGGATCATCCTTCTATTGTTCATAATAACCAGTATTTCGAGGAATATTTTAAAAAAGAAAAAGAATAG
- a CDS encoding ATP-dependent RNA helicase YxiN, translating to MDMNRFTEFGLSEDIIEALSLLGYLMPTEIQGAVIPRALCGQDIIGKSKTGSGKTAAFAIPVCEAVVWEDNLPQAIVLEPTRELAYQVKDEIFNIGRMKRINVPVVFGGFSFEKQANTLKQKSHIVVGTPGRVLEHCQMGTLKCEQVKYIIIDEADLMLDMGFIDEVKQIFAFMPERKVTLLFSATMSDSLYSLADEFMNKPLEIKLESDTETVDRIVQEGYFVEEEDKFDLFLKVLYKENPKSGIIFCGTREMAEVLYYKLKKEQIMCGVLHGLIDQRQRIRTIEKFRSKGFRYLIATDVAARGVDFEKITHVFNYDLPTSKETYVHRIGRTGRNQSDGKAISLIKQDEIKMYRAIEQFTQAPIKICSSPKDEETSENKIHFEETQHVKQRRQKKKGDVFKNQIMKLSIGGGRKSKLRAGDVVGTIAGIDGINANEDIGVIEIRDSMTYVEILNGKGNRVLEELPKRTMKGKYRKVNRVR from the coding sequence ATGGATATGAATAGATTTACGGAGTTTGGTTTAAGTGAGGATATTATTGAGGCGTTATCGTTGTTGGGGTATTTGATGCCGACGGAGATTCAGGGGGCAGTGATTCCGAGGGCACTTTGTGGACAGGATATTATCGGGAAATCGAAGACGGGTAGTGGGAAGACGGCGGCTTTTGCGATTCCGGTTTGTGAGGCGGTTGTGTGGGAGGATAATTTACCACAGGCGATTGTTTTGGAGCCGACGAGAGAGTTAGCTTATCAGGTTAAGGATGAGATTTTTAATATTGGTAGGATGAAACGGATCAATGTGCCAGTTGTTTTTGGGGGTTTTTCTTTTGAGAAGCAGGCGAATACTTTGAAGCAGAAATCTCATATTGTTGTTGGTACGCCGGGAAGGGTGTTGGAACATTGTCAGATGGGCACTTTGAAGTGTGAGCAAGTGAAGTATATTATAATTGATGAAGCGGATCTGATGCTGGATATGGGATTCATTGATGAGGTTAAGCAGATTTTTGCTTTTATGCCGGAACGGAAAGTTACGCTGTTATTTTCGGCAACGATGAGTGATTCTCTTTATTCTTTGGCAGATGAGTTTATGAATAAGCCTTTAGAGATTAAATTAGAGAGTGATACTGAGACGGTGGATCGGATTGTTCAGGAAGGGTATTTTGTGGAGGAAGAGGATAAATTCGATCTCTTTTTAAAGGTGTTATATAAAGAGAATCCGAAAAGCGGGATTATCTTCTGTGGAACAAGAGAAATGGCTGAGGTATTGTATTATAAGTTGAAGAAGGAGCAGATTATGTGTGGCGTGCTGCATGGTTTGATCGATCAGAGGCAGAGAATACGGACCATTGAAAAGTTCCGTTCGAAGGGATTCCGTTATTTGATCGCTACGGATGTAGCGGCTAGGGGAGTGGATTTTGAAAAGATTACTCATGTCTTTAATTATGATCTGCCAACTTCCAAAGAGACTTATGTTCATCGGATTGGAAGGACAGGACGAAATCAGTCTGATGGAAAGGCAATTAGTCTGATCAAACAGGATGAGATTAAAATGTATCGGGCAATTGAGCAGTTTACACAGGCACCGATCAAGATCTGTTCTTCTCCAAAAGATGAGGAGACGAGTGAAAATAAGATTCATTTTGAGGAGACGCAGCATGTTAAGCAGAGACGACAAAAAAAGAAGGGTGATGTCTTTAAGAATCAGATCATGAAACTTTCGATTGGTGGAGGACGTAAGTCTAAGCTGCGTGCCGGCGATGTGGTTGGAACGATTGCAGGAATTGATGGAATCAATGCAAATGAGGATATTGGAGTGATTGAGATCCGTGATAGTATGACTTATGTAGAGATACTGAATGGTAAAGGAAACCGAGTGTTAGAGGAACTGCCAAAGCGTACGATGAAAGGTAAGTATCGAAAAGTAAATCGGGTAAGATAG
- a CDS encoding radical SAM domain protein, with product MKNEQLYESCTLCPRRCKVNRLAGGRGYCRETSELVVARAALHMWEEPCISGEEGSGAVFFSGCAMGCVFCQNHNIAEGKAGKKITVERLAEIFLELQEKKANNINLVTPSHYVVSIIEVIDLAREKGLKIPIVYNCSGFELPETLRLLEGYVDIYLPDFKYRKEEVAKRYANAPRYADYAKEALKEMFRQVGTPEFDDRGMMKKGMIVRHLILPEHTEDSKEIVKYLYDTYGDSIYISIMNQYTPLTHVAAYEELNRPLTDEEYDEVVDYAIDLGVENGFIQEGETAKDSFIPEFNNEGV from the coding sequence ATGAAAAACGAACAGTTATATGAATCCTGTACGCTTTGTCCAAGAAGATGTAAGGTAAATCGTCTTGCCGGAGGACGAGGATATTGCAGGGAAACAAGTGAATTGGTTGTTGCAAGAGCCGCCCTTCATATGTGGGAAGAGCCTTGTATCTCGGGCGAAGAAGGCAGCGGTGCTGTCTTTTTCTCAGGATGCGCCATGGGTTGTGTGTTCTGTCAAAATCACAATATAGCAGAAGGAAAAGCGGGAAAGAAGATAACGGTAGAACGGTTAGCCGAGATCTTTCTCGAATTACAGGAAAAGAAGGCAAACAATATTAATCTAGTTACACCAAGTCATTACGTGGTGTCGATCATCGAAGTGATCGATCTCGCAAGAGAGAAAGGATTAAAGATCCCGATCGTTTATAATTGTAGTGGTTTTGAATTACCAGAAACGTTAAGACTATTAGAGGGGTATGTAGATATCTATCTTCCTGATTTTAAATATAGGAAGGAAGAAGTAGCAAAAAGGTATGCAAATGCACCTCGCTACGCAGACTATGCGAAAGAGGCACTAAAGGAAATGTTTCGTCAGGTGGGTACACCTGAATTTGATGATCGTGGTATGATGAAAAAGGGAATGATCGTGCGTCATCTGATCTTACCGGAACATACCGAGGATTCTAAGGAAATCGTTAAATATCTCTATGATACTTATGGAGATTCTATTTATATTAGTATTATGAATCAATATACGCCACTAACCCATGTGGCAGCGTATGAAGAATTAAATCGACCATTGACCGATGAGGAATATGATGAGGTTGTCGATTATGCCATCGATCTTGGTGTGGAAAATGGATTCATCCAAGAAGGGGAAACAGCAAAAGACAGTTTTATTCCAGAATTCAATAATGAAGGCGTCTAA
- a CDS encoding transcriptional regulator, DeoR family has translation MKVDRLVSIIMILLDKKRIGAQELADMFEVSSRTIYRDIDAINMAGIPVRSTSGVGGGFEIMPNYKIDQKVFSTTDLATILMGLSNLSNMIRGDELINALAKVKSFIPADRAKDIELKANQIYIDLSPWMSNRNIEPYLKIIKTAVQESRLLSIEYTDHHGNKTVRTVEPYQLVLKSSHWYLQGYCYIRNDFRLFRISRISNLQVKEETFIPRDYQKPQFDFGDIVETMLTNIKIRFHKSVMDRVLDYCSFEQFIPDGGEHYMVSFPFIENDYYYNILLSFGDKCECLEPLHVRAEMKRRIHEIASLYEN, from the coding sequence ATGAAAGTTGACAGACTTGTTAGTATCATTATGATACTTCTTGATAAAAAACGGATAGGTGCACAGGAGTTAGCAGATATGTTTGAAGTTTCATCACGCACGATTTATCGTGATATCGATGCTATCAATATGGCGGGGATACCAGTCCGATCGACGTCGGGAGTGGGTGGTGGTTTTGAAATTATGCCAAACTATAAAATTGATCAAAAAGTTTTTTCGACGACTGATCTTGCAACAATTTTGATGGGGCTTTCTAATCTTTCTAATATGATACGAGGAGATGAACTGATAAATGCCCTTGCAAAAGTTAAGAGCTTTATTCCTGCGGACAGAGCGAAAGACATTGAATTAAAAGCAAATCAAATATATATTGATTTAAGTCCGTGGATGAGTAACCGGAACATAGAGCCATATCTAAAGATAATAAAAACAGCGGTACAGGAAAGCAGGCTGCTTTCCATTGAATATACAGATCACCACGGAAATAAAACAGTACGGACAGTTGAGCCATATCAGCTGGTATTGAAAAGCAGTCATTGGTACTTACAAGGGTATTGTTATATTAGAAATGATTTTCGTTTATTTAGAATATCGCGCATATCAAATCTACAAGTGAAAGAGGAAACTTTTATACCTCGAGATTATCAAAAACCTCAGTTTGATTTTGGAGATATTGTGGAAACGATGCTGACGAATATTAAAATTCGATTCCATAAGTCGGTCATGGACAGGGTGCTTGATTATTGCTCGTTTGAACAGTTTATCCCAGATGGTGGGGAACACTATATGGTTAGTTTCCCTTTCATCGAGAACGATTACTATTACAATATTCTTTTAAGTTTTGGAGATAAATGTGAGTGTTTAGAACCGTTACATGTGCGTGCAGAAATGAAGCGTAGAATACATGAGATAGCCTCTTTGTACGAAAATTAG